One window of the Natrinema sp. CBA1119 genome contains the following:
- a CDS encoding methylated-DNA--[protein]-cysteine S-methyltransferase, which produces MQIDVFGREREIDESRITAEPELIREQLREYEAGDRGTFDLEVEFPDGFTGRVMRAMMAIPAGETRTYGALADDLESAPIAVGQACGRNPIPVIVPCHRIVGVDSLVGYGGGLELKRELLEHEGAALPGEP; this is translated from the coding sequence ATGCAGATTGACGTATTCGGGCGTGAGCGGGAGATCGACGAGTCGCGGATTACTGCGGAGCCGGAACTGATCCGCGAACAGCTGCGGGAGTACGAGGCCGGCGATCGGGGGACGTTCGACCTCGAGGTCGAGTTCCCCGACGGCTTTACGGGACGCGTTATGCGAGCGATGATGGCCATTCCGGCCGGCGAAACGCGAACGTACGGCGCGCTCGCGGACGACCTCGAGAGCGCACCGATCGCGGTCGGGCAGGCCTGCGGCCGCAATCCGATCCCCGTGATCGTTCCCTGTCATCGGATCGTCGGCGTGGACTCGCTCGTCGGCTACGGCGGGGGACTCGAGCTGAAACGGGAGTTGCTCGAGCACGAGGGGGCAGCGCTTCCGGGCGAGCCGTAG
- a CDS encoding histidine kinase N-terminal 7TM domain-containing protein, with product MSTILLATIAIGTAAALLAWRERPEPGAVPLVILLAGQCWWSAFLLFDIEASTLGAKVFWADLRWIGVVAIPVGWLLFSLEYTGRDRYIQPRYVALLSIVPVLTVVFALTDTGLLYASSRVVREDGMLLLSRTPGPWFWIITAYTYLLGLLGSVPLLELIRDDSLPFRGQSAALLIGILAPWASNVLFLVGAIPVPGLDPTPVAFSISGVACLGALTRFQLLGKSPSPNPRARRLLFERMPDGAIVTDGHDYVVEINDAGADVLGTEPSRVLGRPLQEIAPDDSLLPADGSVATRRSFKSPHDGRLYDVTATAITDIHDRTIGHVITFHDISEHVRQQQRHEVLNRVFRHNIRTETNVISSYAELLADGDDQGAADEITASARRIEELGVKAREIVDVFERGRDSIEAVPLESLLADGIATVREEYPDARIDREPIAADLSVAGVLEPVFVNLIENGIEHNTGPNPSVRVAVESDGNRVRIRIADNGSGIDDYERSILERGTETPLEHGSGLGLWLAKWGAEIAGGEVTFETDDPTGSIVTVEVPVVSPPASPPAESDGNPS from the coding sequence GGGAACGACCCGAGCCCGGTGCAGTGCCGCTCGTCATCCTGCTCGCCGGACAGTGCTGGTGGTCGGCGTTCTTGCTCTTCGATATCGAGGCATCGACCCTCGGCGCGAAAGTCTTCTGGGCGGATCTCAGATGGATCGGCGTCGTCGCCATTCCGGTCGGCTGGCTGCTCTTCTCGCTGGAGTACACCGGTCGGGATCGGTACATCCAGCCGCGCTACGTTGCGCTCCTCTCGATCGTGCCGGTGCTCACCGTCGTCTTTGCACTGACTGACACCGGTTTGCTCTACGCGTCCTCGAGGGTGGTTCGCGAGGACGGTATGCTGTTGCTCAGCCGGACTCCCGGCCCCTGGTTCTGGATTATCACCGCCTACACGTACCTGCTGGGGCTGCTCGGTTCCGTTCCGCTCCTGGAACTGATCCGAGACGACTCGCTGCCGTTCAGGGGCCAAAGCGCCGCGCTTCTCATCGGCATTCTGGCACCGTGGGCGAGTAACGTTCTCTTTCTCGTCGGTGCTATCCCGGTCCCGGGCCTCGACCCGACGCCGGTCGCGTTTTCGATCTCCGGCGTCGCCTGTCTCGGCGCGCTCACGCGCTTCCAACTCCTGGGGAAGAGCCCGTCGCCGAACCCGCGTGCGCGTCGACTGCTCTTCGAGCGGATGCCGGACGGTGCCATCGTTACCGACGGCCACGACTACGTCGTCGAAATCAACGACGCCGGCGCTGACGTTCTGGGGACCGAACCCAGTCGCGTGCTCGGCAGGCCGCTTCAGGAGATCGCTCCCGACGACTCGCTGCTCCCGGCTGACGGATCGGTCGCGACGCGACGCTCGTTCAAGAGTCCGCACGACGGCCGGCTGTACGACGTGACGGCGACCGCTATTACCGACATCCACGACCGGACGATCGGCCACGTCATCACGTTCCACGATATCAGCGAACACGTTCGACAGCAACAGCGCCACGAAGTCCTGAACCGCGTCTTCCGGCACAACATCCGGACGGAAACGAACGTCATCAGCAGCTACGCCGAGTTACTCGCGGACGGGGACGATCAGGGCGCTGCCGACGAGATCACGGCGAGCGCCCGACGCATCGAAGAGCTGGGGGTCAAAGCCCGCGAAATCGTCGACGTCTTCGAACGAGGGCGGGACTCGATCGAAGCCGTCCCGCTCGAGTCGCTCCTCGCGGACGGAATCGCGACCGTCCGAGAGGAGTATCCGGACGCTCGCATCGACCGCGAACCGATCGCGGCCGATCTCTCCGTCGCCGGCGTCCTCGAGCCCGTGTTCGTCAACCTCATCGAAAACGGAATCGAGCACAACACCGGCCCGAACCCGTCCGTTCGAGTCGCGGTCGAATCGGACGGCAATCGGGTACGGATACGTATCGCGGATAACGGATCCGGGATCGACGACTACGAACGGTCTATCCTGGAGCGCGGAACGGAAACTCCGCTGGAACACGGTAGCGGTCTCGGGCTCTGGTTAGCCAAGTGGGGGGCCGAAATCGCCGGCGGTGAGGTGACGTTCGAGACGGACGATCCGACCGGTTCGATCGTTACCGTCGAAGTTCCAGTCGTGTCTCCGCCCGCCAGTCCGCCGGCCGAATCGGACGGAAATCCGTCGTAA
- a CDS encoding tryptophan--tRNA ligase, giving the protein MTGDDPLEESEPGEPTTGEPLPDGGERSPGSRSSSELRSDGGAAGADDVALDPWGSSSVSDYRKLFEEFGIEEFDELLDQVPNPHYLMRRGVIFGHRDYRPVAEALRNDEPAAVLSGFMPTGDPHIGHKLVFDEIIWHQEQGADAYGLIADLEANSARGMSWDEIDEHARNYLLSLLALGFDPEEGELYRQSTNREVQDLAFDLGAEANFSELQAIYGFDGETDVSHMQSVVTQMADILYPQLEEPKPTVIPVGPDQDPHVRLARDLAERMRFFKVSEAYASFELEDEERELVAEFYERLEPANFDDDTLRCVHVAEALEETPLSELSVSADTLSSVLTKLTEAGMEPIRPRTRFFDRRATDDAFEALIDAVDGEKRVYESHVDAFEIDRAEAEELARQVEVDNGGYGFQPPSSIYHRFMTGLTGGKMSSSIPASHISLLDDPEDGYDKVKSATTGGRETAEKQRELGGKADECPVYELYAYLLAGDDDEFAKRVYDECVGGERLCGDCKEQAAQLMREFLEEHQEKREEVEELLEAADIELESPRRR; this is encoded by the coding sequence ATGACCGGAGACGACCCGCTCGAGGAGTCCGAGCCAGGGGAACCGACGACCGGGGAGCCGTTACCCGATGGGGGTGAGCGATCCCCTGGATCGCGATCCTCGTCGGAGCTCCGCTCCGACGGCGGAGCCGCCGGAGCGGACGACGTCGCGCTGGACCCCTGGGGATCCTCGAGCGTCTCCGACTACCGGAAGCTGTTCGAGGAGTTCGGCATCGAGGAGTTCGACGAACTGCTCGACCAGGTGCCGAATCCGCACTACCTGATGCGACGCGGGGTCATCTTTGGCCACCGGGATTACCGACCGGTCGCCGAGGCCTTACGGAACGACGAGCCCGCGGCCGTCCTCTCGGGGTTCATGCCCACCGGGGACCCGCACATCGGCCACAAACTGGTCTTCGACGAGATCATCTGGCATCAAGAACAGGGGGCCGACGCCTACGGCCTGATCGCCGACCTCGAGGCCAACTCGGCTCGCGGGATGAGCTGGGACGAGATCGACGAGCACGCTCGGAATTATCTGCTCTCGCTGCTCGCGCTGGGCTTCGACCCCGAGGAGGGGGAACTCTACCGCCAATCGACTAACCGCGAGGTGCAGGATCTCGCCTTCGATCTCGGCGCGGAGGCCAACTTCTCGGAGCTCCAGGCGATCTACGGCTTCGACGGCGAGACCGACGTCTCGCACATGCAGTCGGTCGTCACCCAGATGGCCGACATCCTCTACCCGCAACTCGAGGAGCCCAAGCCGACCGTGATCCCCGTCGGTCCGGATCAGGATCCTCACGTCCGACTGGCTCGGGATCTCGCAGAGCGGATGCGCTTCTTCAAAGTCTCCGAAGCGTACGCCAGCTTCGAACTCGAAGACGAGGAGCGCGAACTGGTCGCCGAGTTCTACGAGCGACTCGAGCCCGCCAACTTCGACGACGATACGCTTCGGTGCGTCCACGTCGCCGAGGCGCTCGAGGAGACGCCGCTGTCGGAACTTTCGGTCAGCGCGGACACGCTGAGTTCGGTCCTGACGAAGTTGACCGAGGCGGGGATGGAACCGATCCGGCCGCGGACCCGATTTTTCGACCGACGGGCGACCGACGACGCCTTCGAGGCGCTGATCGACGCCGTCGACGGCGAAAAGCGGGTCTACGAGAGCCACGTCGACGCCTTCGAGATCGATCGCGCCGAGGCCGAGGAACTCGCCCGACAGGTCGAGGTCGACAACGGCGGCTACGGGTTCCAGCCGCCGTCCTCGATCTATCACCGATTCATGACCGGGCTGACCGGCGGGAAGATGTCCTCCTCGATTCCCGCGAGCCACATCTCGCTGCTGGACGACCCCGAGGACGGCTACGACAAGGTGAAATCGGCAACCACCGGCGGCCGTGAGACGGCCGAGAAACAGCGCGAACTCGGCGGCAAAGCGGACGAGTGTCCCGTCTACGAACTCTACGCCTACCTGCTAGCCGGCGACGACGACGAGTTCGCCAAGCGCGTCTACGACGAGTGCGTCGGCGGCGAACGGCTCTGTGGCGACTGCAAGGAGCAGGCCGCCCAGCTCATGCGTGAATTTCTCGAGGAACACCAAGAGAAACGCGAGGAAGTCGAAGAGTTGCTCGAGGCGGCCGACATCGAACTCGAGTCGCCGCGGCGTCGCTGA